From a single Sediminibacterium sp. KACHI17 genomic region:
- a CDS encoding MFS transporter, translated as MDKPAYDPFAAMRIREYRNLMMGRFLFIMGLRMMGTLVGWWIYELTNDPFAIGLIGLSEVIPAVSLSLYAGHIIDISEKRKLLLRGVTLYLVCALFLLLLSTSYTTEQLSKHWIAFSIYIIIFFTGIIRAFTGPTFGTMVASIVPRDLLQNATTWNQGIWLSASVTGHATVGFLIALIGNTGSLAVISTLVFIGFMFMFQIKPKPSLNEKGEKKTMESVKEGLSFVFKTKELLGALSLDLFAVLFGGAVAMIPVFAKDILKTGPIGFGWLNAASDIGSILIVILLTAFPLKRQQGKKLLLAVAGFGVCIIIFAFSRLFWLSFAVLMLSGMLDGISMIIRGTIVQLKTPDQMRGRVMSVNSMFINSSNELGQFESGVAAKLLGVIPSVVFGGCMTLLVVATTWFKAPSLRKMEY; from the coding sequence ATGGACAAACCAGCATATGATCCATTCGCGGCCATGCGAATTCGTGAGTACAGGAATCTCATGATGGGCAGGTTTCTCTTTATCATGGGATTGCGAATGATGGGAACATTGGTTGGTTGGTGGATCTATGAACTCACGAATGACCCCTTTGCCATTGGATTGATCGGTCTTTCAGAAGTGATTCCCGCTGTATCACTTTCTTTATATGCGGGGCATATCATCGATATCAGTGAAAAAAGAAAACTCCTACTCAGAGGAGTCACCCTTTATCTGGTTTGTGCTTTATTTCTTTTACTATTATCAACCTCCTACACAACAGAGCAGTTGAGTAAACACTGGATCGCTTTTTCAATTTATATCATCATATTTTTTACAGGTATCATACGTGCATTCACCGGACCTACTTTTGGTACGATGGTAGCATCGATTGTACCGAGGGATCTATTACAAAATGCCACTACCTGGAACCAAGGTATTTGGTTATCGGCCTCGGTTACAGGACATGCTACCGTAGGATTTCTAATTGCTTTGATCGGAAATACCGGTTCGCTTGCTGTGATATCGACCCTTGTATTCATCGGATTTATGTTCATGTTTCAGATCAAGCCCAAACCATCACTCAATGAAAAGGGTGAGAAAAAAACAATGGAAAGTGTGAAGGAAGGGTTGAGTTTTGTTTTTAAAACAAAAGAATTACTAGGCGCATTAAGCCTTGACCTATTTGCTGTTTTATTTGGCGGTGCTGTTGCAATGATTCCGGTTTTTGCGAAAGACATTCTCAAAACAGGACCTATCGGATTTGGATGGTTAAATGCCGCATCAGATATCGGTTCCATACTCATTGTCATTTTGCTGACAGCATTCCCATTAAAAAGACAACAAGGCAAAAAACTATTACTTGCTGTAGCTGGCTTTGGGGTTTGCATCATCATTTTTGCTTTTTCAAGATTATTCTGGTTATCGTTTGCTGTATTGATGTTAAGCGGGATGCTGGATGGCATCAGTATGATCATACGAGGCACCATCGTTCAGTTGAAAACTCCTGACCAGATGAGAGGAAGAGTGATGAGCGTGAACTCTATGTTCATCAACAGCAGTAATGAATTAGGGCAATTTGAAAGTGGTGTGGCGGCGAAATTATTGGGTGTGATTCCTTCAGTGGTTTTTGGTGGATGTATGACCCTACTGGTTGTTGCTACAACATGGTTCAAAGCACCTAGCCTTCGGAAGATGGAATATTAA
- a CDS encoding deoxynucleoside kinase — MKYQYITVEGNIGAGKTTLAHLLSKKLNARLILEEFADNPFLPKFYDNPQQYAFPLELFFMAERYKQLKDLLQTKDMFQHVTVSDYLFTKCLLFAKVNLPEEEFRLYQKLFDIIHQQLVFPDILIYLHAPVNKLQQNIRKRNREYEQSIPDEYLFNIQETYTSYIKQHNIKTIFIDASNADFLGNEKHLDIVLDALEKDYEGGQHYFSLP, encoded by the coding sequence ATGAAGTATCAATACATTACAGTAGAAGGAAATATTGGCGCAGGCAAAACCACTTTGGCTCATTTGTTGTCGAAAAAACTAAATGCGAGACTGATCCTTGAAGAATTTGCGGATAACCCCTTTCTTCCGAAGTTTTATGATAACCCTCAACAATACGCTTTCCCATTGGAATTGTTTTTTATGGCTGAGCGTTATAAACAGTTGAAAGATCTTTTGCAGACCAAGGATATGTTTCAACATGTTACAGTCTCCGACTATCTCTTCACCAAATGTTTGTTGTTTGCCAAAGTGAATTTACCCGAAGAAGAGTTCAGGTTATATCAAAAGCTATTTGACATCATTCATCAACAGTTGGTGTTTCCGGATATACTCATTTATCTTCATGCACCTGTCAATAAATTACAGCAGAATATCAGGAAAAGAAATCGCGAGTATGAACAATCTATTCCTGATGAGTATTTGTTCAATATTCAAGAAACGTATACCAGTTATATCAAACAACACAATATCAAAACCATTTTCATTGATGCGAGTAATGCAGATTTTTTAGGCAATGAGAAACATTTGGATATTGTTTTAGATGCACTGGAGAAAGACTATGAAGGCGGACAACATTATTTCAGTTTACCCTGA
- a CDS encoding ABC transporter permease — translation MSAKYSQFKAMFAITRASLKAVFRSPSAVIFSIAFPLIFILVFGFVGGGGKVSLSIAFAQNTDTLNPIYPSLKKISGIRIIEKSAQELKEDLEKGRLTAIVNIQKSGLENPPYTIQLSSSEAVNPQNLQVLRSILNAVIAGINQQTFSNTPTIAMVNSEVEKIPGRVYRTIDFILPGQLGFSLLSAGVFGVAFLFFNLRQQLVLKRFYATPIRRPYIVLGEALSRVIFQMMTAVIIIGVGHFAFKFTLVNGMETFLTIMLLSFIALILFMGFGFIVSSLAKNESSIPPFANLITLPQFLLAGTFFSIDAFPSWLQPLCKILPLTHFNNAMRNIAFEGAGLAACGQELLILGAWTVVVYAVAFKTFKWE, via the coding sequence ATGTCAGCTAAATACAGTCAGTTCAAAGCCATGTTTGCCATTACACGGGCTAGCCTGAAAGCGGTCTTCAGGAGTCCGTCGGCCGTTATCTTCAGTATTGCATTCCCTTTGATATTCATTCTTGTATTTGGATTTGTAGGAGGCGGGGGAAAGGTCTCGCTGAGTATTGCTTTCGCGCAGAATACCGATACACTCAACCCGATTTATCCTTCATTGAAAAAGATATCCGGTATCCGTATCATTGAAAAATCAGCGCAGGAATTAAAGGAAGATCTTGAAAAAGGCAGGCTTACTGCGATCGTCAATATACAGAAATCGGGTTTGGAAAATCCGCCCTACACCATACAACTGTCCAGTTCAGAAGCGGTCAATCCTCAGAATCTACAAGTGCTTCGCTCCATATTGAATGCGGTGATCGCTGGTATCAATCAACAAACTTTTTCCAACACGCCTACCATTGCAATGGTCAATAGTGAAGTAGAAAAGATCCCGGGTAGGGTGTATCGCACCATTGATTTTATTTTACCCGGACAATTGGGATTTTCATTGTTGAGTGCCGGTGTATTTGGGGTAGCATTTCTCTTCTTCAATTTGCGTCAACAGTTGGTTTTGAAGCGCTTTTACGCCACGCCGATCAGAAGACCCTATATAGTGTTAGGAGAGGCTTTGAGCAGGGTCATCTTTCAAATGATGACTGCTGTGATCATTATCGGGGTCGGACATTTTGCTTTTAAATTCACGCTCGTCAATGGAATGGAAACCTTTTTGACGATCATGTTACTGAGTTTTATTGCTCTTATCCTGTTCATGGGATTTGGCTTTATTGTGAGCAGCTTGGCTAAGAATGAAAGTAGTATTCCACCATTTGCCAACCTGATCACGCTTCCCCAGTTCTTGTTGGCCGGTACATTTTTCTCTATCGATGCGTTCCCTTCCTGGTTACAACCATTGTGTAAAATATTGCCACTGACACATTTCAATAATGCCATGCGTAACATTGCGTTTGAAGGAGCCGGGTTGGCTGCATGTGGACAAGAGCTGTTGATTTTGGGTGCATGGACAGTTGTTGTATATGCCGTTGCGTTCAAGACCTTTAAATGGGAATAA
- the rsmI gene encoding 16S rRNA (cytidine(1402)-2'-O)-methyltransferase: MLYLVPTPIGNLKDVTLRSLEVLQQVDVILCEDTRTSSKFLNHYQIQKPLSPYHQHNEHKVVAHLTDQMKAGKTFALITDAGTPGISDPAFLLVRACIQEGIKVECLPGTTAFVPALVNSGIPSNRFVFEGFLPIKKGRQTLFKQLATEERTMVFYESPMRLVKTLDEMAGYFGAERYCSVSRELTKMFEENYRGTLQQVADYFRSKSVKGEIVIVVAGAS; the protein is encoded by the coding sequence ATGCTGTATCTTGTTCCCACACCCATCGGTAACCTAAAAGATGTAACACTCCGTTCTTTGGAAGTTTTACAGCAAGTCGATGTGATCTTATGTGAGGACACACGCACTTCATCCAAATTCCTGAATCATTACCAGATACAGAAACCACTTTCTCCTTATCACCAGCATAATGAACATAAAGTAGTTGCACATCTTACCGATCAGATGAAAGCAGGGAAAACCTTTGCATTGATCACAGATGCAGGTACACCGGGAATCTCTGATCCCGCTTTTTTATTGGTAAGGGCTTGTATTCAAGAAGGTATCAAAGTAGAATGCTTGCCGGGAACTACAGCTTTTGTTCCTGCATTGGTCAATAGTGGCATACCTTCCAACCGTTTCGTATTTGAAGGCTTTTTGCCAATCAAAAAAGGAAGACAAACGCTTTTTAAACAACTAGCTACAGAAGAGCGAACAATGGTATTCTATGAAAGTCCAATGCGGCTGGTAAAAACGTTGGATGAAATGGCAGGCTACTTTGGTGCTGAAAGATATTGCAGCGTGAGTAGGGAGCTTACCAAAATGTTTGAAGAAAATTATCGGGGTACTTTACAGCAAGTCGCTGATTATTTTAGATCGAAGTCTGTAAAAGGAGAGATCGTGATCGTGGTTGCAGGCGCTTCCTGA
- the sppA gene encoding signal peptide peptidase SppA: MRNFFKIFFASLLALIVFTVIGIFLLIGFISSAASPEVPVVGSKAVLVLDLSVNFKEQAQENPFGSFISNAESEVPSLFDVVRLLEEAKSDSSVKGLYILAADNANGFSSSEEIRKAVLDFKKSGKFVLAYGETMTQKAYYVANAAERVYVHPQGGLEWSGFSSNLFFLKGMLDKLQIEPQIFYAGKFKSATEPLRETKMTEANRLQTAVWLGDLYASFLRSTTTSRNIDSATLHELAINGKIQTAADALQYKLVDGLKYDDEVKGEMLKWLKKDPKSSINFVTINEYAQATSLGNYTSGGKIAVIFAQGDIVSGEGDEEQVGSDVFKNVLRKARLDKDVKAIVLRVNSPGGSALASDVIWREISLAKKVKPVVVSMGDVAASGGYYIACNADAVFANETTITGSIGVFSIVPNFESFLKNKLGITTDRVRTAPFADMGAGDRPLTEAEKRFFQSATDSIYTTFKTRVSEGRERSMEYVDSIAQGRVWTGTRALQIGLVDKIGTLQDAVDHAAALAKLDDYRVREYPEKKDLFQQIMGGYKKSIRSSLISEEIGLEQWNFLKQLKQVKQMVGEPQTRMPYFLTVH; this comes from the coding sequence ATGCGTAATTTTTTTAAAATATTCTTTGCATCATTACTGGCATTGATCGTTTTTACAGTAATTGGGATTTTTTTATTGATCGGGTTTATCTCTAGTGCTGCCTCACCTGAAGTACCAGTTGTTGGCTCAAAAGCAGTGTTGGTATTGGATCTTTCTGTGAATTTCAAAGAACAGGCTCAGGAAAATCCATTCGGGTCTTTTATTTCCAATGCAGAATCTGAAGTTCCTTCATTGTTTGATGTTGTAAGATTATTGGAAGAAGCCAAGTCGGATTCATCCGTGAAAGGTTTATACATTTTAGCAGCCGATAATGCCAATGGATTTTCTTCCAGCGAAGAAATACGTAAAGCGGTATTGGATTTCAAAAAGTCAGGAAAGTTTGTTCTCGCATACGGAGAAACCATGACACAGAAAGCCTATTATGTGGCCAATGCTGCGGAAAGAGTATATGTACACCCGCAAGGCGGACTCGAGTGGTCAGGTTTTTCGTCTAATCTATTTTTTCTGAAAGGCATGTTGGATAAGTTGCAAATTGAACCACAAATATTCTATGCAGGTAAATTCAAAAGTGCAACTGAGCCTCTTCGAGAAACTAAAATGACAGAAGCCAATCGTTTACAAACTGCAGTATGGCTGGGAGATCTGTATGCTTCATTCTTACGTTCAACTACAACATCCAGAAATATTGACTCTGCTACCTTACATGAATTGGCCATCAATGGAAAAATTCAGACAGCAGCAGATGCATTGCAATACAAACTGGTAGATGGATTAAAATATGATGACGAAGTAAAAGGTGAGATGCTGAAATGGTTAAAAAAAGATCCCAAATCGTCTATCAATTTTGTGACCATTAATGAATATGCACAAGCAACCTCATTGGGCAACTATACTAGTGGAGGAAAGATAGCAGTGATCTTTGCACAAGGAGATATTGTCAGTGGCGAAGGTGATGAGGAGCAAGTGGGTAGTGATGTCTTTAAAAATGTATTGCGTAAAGCAAGATTGGATAAAGACGTAAAAGCCATTGTACTTCGTGTGAACTCACCAGGCGGTAGTGCGTTGGCCAGTGATGTGATATGGCGTGAAATATCATTGGCTAAAAAAGTAAAACCCGTAGTAGTAAGTATGGGTGATGTGGCAGCATCAGGTGGTTATTATATTGCATGTAATGCTGATGCTGTATTTGCCAATGAAACAACAATCACCGGTTCTATTGGCGTATTTAGTATTGTTCCCAATTTTGAATCTTTCCTGAAAAATAAACTGGGTATTACTACAGATCGCGTACGCACAGCTCCCTTTGCTGATATGGGAGCGGGTGATCGTCCACTCACCGAAGCAGAAAAAAGATTTTTTCAATCCGCTACCGATTCTATCTACACCACCTTTAAAACAAGGGTTTCAGAAGGTCGTGAAAGAAGTATGGAATATGTAGACAGTATAGCACAAGGCCGGGTATGGACCGGTACACGGGCTTTACAAATCGGTTTGGTAGACAAAATAGGAACATTGCAAGATGCGGTTGACCATGCCGCAGCGCTGGCTAAACTGGATGATTATCGGGTCAGAGAATATCCGGAGAAAAAAGATCTGTTTCAACAGATCATGGGGGGCTATAAAAAATCGATCAGGTCTTCTCTGATCAGTGAAGAAATTGGGCTGGAACAATGGAACTTCCTGAAACAGTTGAAACAAGTAAAACAAATGGTAGGAGAGCCCCAAACAAGAATGCCTTATTTCTTAACGGTTCACTAA
- a CDS encoding antitoxin Xre-like helix-turn-helix domain-containing protein, whose translation MAKAKKINPIGTPNRVVEEFAMPYIPVPKQGLPQVAEFTYRKFKKIADKVPFTQTEWAGILHLSERTLQRYAKNNSSFEGIYTDRILQLQELIDIGLATFTSSDSFYQWLKKDKTVMGQVLNFHSLSSARGIQETIHQLARIQQGIYA comes from the coding sequence ATGGCAAAAGCTAAAAAAATTAACCCGATCGGTACACCTAACCGCGTGGTGGAAGAATTTGCCATGCCCTATATTCCTGTACCCAAACAAGGATTACCCCAGGTTGCTGAGTTCACTTATCGCAAATTCAAAAAAATTGCAGATAAGGTTCCTTTCACCCAAACTGAATGGGCAGGTATTTTACACTTATCGGAACGCACTTTACAGCGGTATGCAAAAAACAATAGTTCTTTTGAAGGTATTTACACAGATCGTATTCTTCAATTACAAGAACTAATTGATATTGGCCTTGCCACTTTTACTTCTTCGGATAGTTTTTATCAATGGCTGAAAAAAGATAAAACCGTTATGGGGCAGGTACTGAATTTTCATTCGCTGTCTTCTGCACGTGGTATTCAAGAAACCATTCATCAATTGGCTCGTATCCAGCAAGGTATTTACGCATGA
- a CDS encoding RES family NAD+ phosphorylase — MIVYRFAHYLFADDLTGTGAKLHGGRWNAIGTNVLYTSGTISLSLLEILVNAGSFEALQPFRLIQLTIPDTAIKYQINTKNLKKNWHQDIGYTQWMGSEILQEKKALVIECPSVIIPQESNFLLNPLHKDFNKIRMKEVSDFSFDERLFPLVNR; from the coding sequence ATGATCGTTTATCGTTTTGCTCATTACCTATTTGCCGATGATCTAACTGGCACCGGTGCTAAGTTACATGGCGGACGATGGAATGCTATCGGCACGAACGTATTGTATACCAGTGGTACCATTTCTCTGTCTTTGTTGGAGATATTAGTGAACGCAGGAAGCTTTGAAGCACTTCAGCCATTCAGATTGATTCAATTAACCATTCCTGATACTGCCATCAAATATCAGATCAACACAAAGAATCTGAAAAAGAACTGGCACCAAGATATTGGTTATACCCAATGGATGGGCAGTGAAATTCTTCAGGAAAAAAAAGCATTGGTAATCGAATGCCCATCAGTGATCATTCCGCAAGAATCTAATTTTCTATTGAATCCTTTACACAAAGATTTCAATAAAATACGCATGAAAGAAGTGAGTGATTTTTCTTTTGATGAAAGACTTTTCCCTTTAGTGAACCGTTAA
- a CDS encoding SRPBCC family protein, whose protein sequence is MKLLKLGLISLVILFLLATIMGIALPSKVLVSRAVNISAPVDSVLAQIKDIQQWPNWVEGMNDPSVRIESAVSAHIGKSEVTIIENNDSTVVSTWITAKGKPQISTIRVIYQPQQNVTIVQWQFEQSIGWLPWERLGSMMNDKIMGPMMEKNLDQLKQLIEAKNRSL, encoded by the coding sequence ATGAAACTGCTAAAATTAGGATTGATAAGTTTGGTGATCTTGTTTTTGTTAGCAACGATCATGGGTATTGCGCTCCCTTCAAAAGTATTGGTATCAAGGGCCGTGAATATATCCGCTCCGGTAGATTCAGTACTTGCTCAAATAAAAGATATTCAACAATGGCCGAATTGGGTTGAAGGAATGAATGATCCTTCTGTTCGTATTGAGTCTGCTGTGAGTGCTCATATCGGTAAGAGTGAAGTAACGATCATCGAAAACAATGATAGTACGGTTGTTAGTACCTGGATCACTGCTAAAGGCAAACCACAGATCAGTACCATACGTGTCATCTATCAACCTCAACAAAACGTTACCATCGTGCAATGGCAGTTTGAACAATCTATTGGCTGGCTTCCCTGGGAAAGATTGGGCTCTATGATGAACGATAAGATCATGGGTCCGATGATGGAAAAGAATTTGGATCAACTCAAACAGCTAATAGAGGCAAAAAATCGCAGCTTGTAG
- the queA gene encoding tRNA preQ1(34) S-adenosylmethionine ribosyltransferase-isomerase QueA, translated as MKLSQFKFDLPLNLIAQHPTKKREDSRLMVVDRKSGHMENRHFRDILEYYDDKDVFVVNNTKVFPARMYGRKEKTGAKIEVFLLRELNKPNRLWDVIVDPARKIRVGNKLYFGDNEELVAEVIDNTTSRGRTIRFLWDDDDESFKKMLEFLGETPLPKYIKRKPDEEDKERYQTVYAKHEGAVAAPTAGLHFSKELIKRCEILGIRFAEVTLHTGLGTFRPIEVEDLSKHKMDAEYYAISEEACKIVNKAKEGGHRICSIGTTTMRAMESSFTAQKLLKPSEGWTNHFIHPPYNFNVADSLVTNFHLPKTSLLIMTCAFAGYDLAMEAYKKAIKDKYRFFSYGDALLII; from the coding sequence ATGAAATTATCTCAATTTAAGTTCGATTTACCCCTTAACCTTATTGCCCAGCATCCGACCAAGAAAAGAGAAGACAGCCGATTGATGGTTGTTGATCGTAAAAGTGGTCACATGGAAAACAGACATTTCCGTGATATTCTGGAGTACTACGATGACAAAGACGTATTTGTAGTGAATAACACCAAAGTATTCCCTGCACGTATGTATGGTCGCAAAGAAAAGACCGGCGCCAAGATCGAAGTATTTTTGCTGCGTGAACTGAACAAACCCAATCGTCTTTGGGATGTGATCGTTGATCCCGCAAGAAAGATTCGCGTGGGCAACAAACTGTATTTCGGAGATAACGAAGAACTCGTTGCCGAAGTCATCGATAATACCACCAGTCGTGGACGAACCATTCGTTTCCTGTGGGATGATGATGATGAGAGCTTCAAAAAGATGCTGGAATTTTTAGGAGAAACCCCACTCCCGAAATATATCAAGCGCAAGCCTGATGAAGAAGATAAAGAACGCTATCAGACCGTTTATGCCAAGCATGAAGGTGCCGTAGCAGCTCCTACAGCTGGCTTACACTTCAGTAAAGAACTGATCAAGCGTTGTGAGATCCTGGGTATTCGCTTTGCAGAAGTGACCTTACATACCGGATTGGGAACTTTCCGTCCGATCGAAGTAGAGGATCTTAGCAAACACAAAATGGATGCTGAGTATTATGCTATTTCAGAAGAAGCATGTAAGATCGTAAACAAAGCAAAAGAAGGCGGACATCGTATCTGTTCTATCGGAACAACAACCATGCGTGCGATGGAAAGCAGCTTCACTGCTCAGAAATTATTGAAACCAAGCGAAGGTTGGACCAATCACTTTATCCATCCTCCTTACAATTTCAATGTTGCTGATAGTTTGGTTACTAATTTCCATTTACCAAAAACCAGTCTGCTGATCATGACCTGTGCATTTGCCGGTTATGACCTTGCGATGGAAGCATATAAAAAAGCAATAAAAGATAAATATCGATTCTTTAGTTATGGTGATGCATTACTGATCATCTAA
- the folK gene encoding 2-amino-4-hydroxy-6-hydroxymethyldihydropteridine diphosphokinase, with the protein MNTAYLLTGGNMGNRLNNLQQAAELIQQNCGKIVARSSIYETEAWGKTDQPAFLNQALQITTSLSPDVLMQTLLDIESTMGRIRTVKMGPRIIDLDILLINDLIQHSPILTIPHPALPLRRFALLPLAEIAPELIHPTEKKSILELLQTCPDTLNVQKK; encoded by the coding sequence ATGAATACAGCGTATTTGCTGACAGGCGGTAATATGGGAAACCGATTGAATAATCTGCAGCAAGCGGCTGAATTGATTCAACAGAACTGCGGAAAGATCGTTGCCCGTTCCTCGATCTATGAAACGGAAGCCTGGGGTAAGACAGATCAACCCGCCTTTTTGAATCAGGCACTTCAAATAACAACCAGCCTGTCTCCTGATGTGCTGATGCAGACACTGCTGGATATCGAAAGTACCATGGGACGTATCAGAACCGTTAAAATGGGACCGCGCATCATTGATTTGGATATTTTATTGATCAATGACCTGATACAGCATTCACCAATTTTGACCATCCCGCATCCCGCTCTCCCTTTACGCAGATTTGCATTATTGCCTTTGGCAGAAATCGCTCCTGAGTTGATACATCCTACCGAAAAGAAATCGATCCTTGAATTACTGCAAACTTGTCCGGACACCTTAAATGTGCAAAAAAAATAA
- a CDS encoding M1 family metallopeptidase, giving the protein MKQSLLKIFFLSTVICLVSTDTIAQSDRWQQKIKYQINVNMDVNTNRFTGVEKIDYWNNSPDTLTRIFFHLYWNAFQPNSSMDVRSRELGKTVLREPSRGSDGLDWDARVKDRISKLNPEQIGFQRVASVKINGVAQELKEHETILEVVLAKPIMPKSKIQMDVQFEAQVPLQIRRSGRDNAEGVRYSMSQWYPKLVEYDYQGWNANPYIAREFYGVWGDFDVNITIDKNYFVTAGGDLINGNEIGRGYETPGSKPVAPTQNTITWKWQAYNVHDFMWAADPKYKMITKATANGPLLRVVYKGTDSAAEVNDARWQRVLDTAVVAYPIIARTFGPYPYKTYTFVQGGDGGMEYPMATLMKNASIGTAIHEWMHSWYQMMMGSNEALYPWMDEGFTDYATSRVMAEMRGSKGFAAEGSYRSYFNLARSGFEEPASTHADHYNTNFAYGAASYSKGAVFMEQLGYIVGAKVRDQILLDYYYQWRFKHPNPNDFIRVAEKRSGMELDWYKEYFINSTKTIDYAVGDINVVDGKATLAVKRVGKMPMPLDVLITYKDGKQEMHNIPLDLMYGTKPAEDATERIVEKPWRWTHPEYKFTISRGIQDIKSIEIDPSMRMADINRNNNKLVIPD; this is encoded by the coding sequence ATGAAACAATCACTCTTGAAAATTTTCTTCCTGTCAACTGTCATCTGTCTTGTATCAACCGATACGATTGCACAATCTGACCGTTGGCAACAAAAGATCAAATACCAGATCAATGTGAACATGGATGTAAATACCAACCGTTTTACAGGGGTCGAAAAAATTGATTATTGGAATAATTCTCCGGATACGTTAACAAGGATCTTCTTTCACCTGTACTGGAATGCCTTTCAACCGAATAGCAGTATGGATGTTCGTAGTCGTGAACTCGGAAAAACAGTGTTACGTGAGCCATCCAGGGGAAGTGATGGATTAGACTGGGATGCAAGAGTAAAAGACAGGATCAGCAAACTGAATCCTGAACAAATCGGATTTCAGCGAGTGGCTTCTGTTAAGATCAATGGTGTAGCACAGGAACTCAAAGAACATGAAACCATTTTAGAAGTTGTATTGGCAAAGCCAATCATGCCCAAATCAAAGATCCAGATGGATGTACAATTTGAAGCACAAGTGCCATTGCAGATCCGTAGAAGTGGAAGAGACAATGCAGAAGGAGTTCGCTATAGCATGAGTCAGTGGTATCCTAAATTGGTTGAGTATGATTATCAGGGATGGAATGCCAATCCTTATATCGCTCGCGAATTTTATGGCGTATGGGGAGATTTTGATGTGAATATCACCATCGATAAAAACTATTTTGTTACAGCGGGTGGTGATCTGATCAACGGAAATGAAATTGGTCGTGGTTATGAAACTCCCGGTAGTAAGCCTGTTGCTCCTACACAAAATACCATTACTTGGAAATGGCAGGCGTATAACGTACATGATTTCATGTGGGCTGCTGACCCTAAATATAAAATGATCACAAAAGCAACTGCCAATGGACCATTATTGCGTGTGGTATATAAAGGTACTGACTCGGCAGCTGAAGTGAATGACGCTCGCTGGCAACGTGTGTTAGATACAGCTGTAGTGGCATATCCGATCATTGCCAGAACATTTGGACCTTATCCTTATAAGACCTACACATTTGTACAGGGAGGAGATGGCGGTATGGAATATCCTATGGCAACATTGATGAAAAATGCAAGCATCGGTACTGCCATACATGAGTGGATGCACAGCTGGTATCAAATGATGATGGGTTCCAATGAAGCATTGTATCCTTGGATGGATGAAGGATTCACAGATTATGCAACATCTAGAGTTATGGCTGAAATGCGTGGTAGTAAAGGATTTGCAGCTGAAGGATCTTATCGCAGTTATTTCAATTTGGCAAGAAGTGGTTTTGAAGAACCGGCAAGTACACATGCAGACCACTACAATACCAATTTTGCATATGGTGCAGCATCATATAGCAAGGGCGCTGTATTCATGGAACAACTAGGATACATTGTTGGTGCTAAAGTGCGTGATCAGATCTTATTGGATTATTATTATCAGTGGCGCTTTAAACATCCTAATCCCAATGATTTTATTCGTGTGGCAGAAAAAAGAAGTGGGATGGAGTTGGATTGGTATAAAGAGTATTTTATCAACTCAACAAAAACAATTGATTATGCAGTAGGTGATATCAATGTTGTAGATGGAAAAGCAACATTGGCCGTAAAACGTGTTGGTAAAATGCCAATGCCATTAGATGTTCTGATTACGTATAAAGATGGTAAACAGGAAATGCATAATATACCACTCGATCTGATGTATGGAACAAAGCCTGCGGAAGATGCAACAGAACGCATCGTAGAAAAGCCATGGCGCTGGACTCATCCAGAATACAAATTCACGATCAGCAGAGGAATACAAGATATCAAATCCATAGAGATCGATCCATCGATGCGAATGGCGGATATCAATCGAAACAACAATAAATTGGTAATACCAGATTAA